A portion of the uncultured Draconibacterium sp. genome contains these proteins:
- a CDS encoding OFA family MFS transporter, protein MKGLKITNRWIVVVGAILIQLALGAIYAWSVFTALLTEPNGDYGFSATQTAWVFSIGLATFAVVMVFAGKWQAKSGPTIVALSGGLVLGAGYILGGIFGSSFLAQLLFIGVMGGAGIGLAYVVPIAVGVKWFPDKKGLITGLAVAGFGFGATIWVKLAGSWFGGLLNTSNAFGLPAVQSVFVIYGIVFAIMVVLGSLVMVNPPAGYKPEGWNPPVDHTAKTSGGVEFDSSHMLRTKQFYAIWVVFIFSALAGLMVIYCIKLFGIDALEYNGIKNAGVITGTAMAWYAIFNGMGRIIWGMISDKLGRQRAIFFMTLFQGVIMLMIYHIFIRMGVTAGFIASACIIGFNFGGNFALFPAITADFFGNNTVGKNYGWMFTAYGFAGIAGPQLAGHFKDSADASSGPIVWMAPFIIAGVACLIGSVIILLTKPPK, encoded by the coding sequence ATGAAAGGATTAAAAATTACTAACCGATGGATTGTAGTAGTAGGAGCCATTTTAATACAATTAGCTCTTGGCGCTATTTATGCCTGGTCGGTATTTACCGCATTATTAACCGAGCCCAACGGCGATTACGGCTTTTCGGCCACACAAACCGCGTGGGTATTTTCTATTGGACTAGCCACATTTGCCGTGGTAATGGTTTTTGCCGGGAAATGGCAAGCCAAATCAGGGCCAACAATTGTAGCATTAAGCGGAGGTTTAGTGTTAGGTGCCGGATATATTCTGGGCGGAATATTTGGAAGTTCATTTCTCGCTCAACTCTTGTTTATTGGCGTAATGGGAGGTGCAGGAATTGGACTCGCTTATGTTGTGCCAATTGCTGTTGGCGTAAAATGGTTTCCCGACAAAAAAGGTCTTATAACCGGGTTGGCAGTGGCCGGTTTTGGCTTTGGCGCCACAATTTGGGTAAAACTTGCCGGCTCGTGGTTTGGTGGTTTGCTAAATACCAGCAACGCATTCGGGCTGCCGGCAGTTCAGAGTGTATTTGTTATTTACGGAATTGTTTTCGCCATAATGGTTGTGCTGGGCTCGCTCGTAATGGTAAATCCTCCCGCAGGATACAAACCTGAAGGTTGGAATCCGCCTGTCGATCACACAGCAAAAACATCCGGTGGAGTTGAATTTGACTCCAGCCACATGCTTCGTACAAAACAATTTTATGCCATTTGGGTAGTATTCATTTTTTCCGCACTGGCCGGGTTAATGGTTATTTATTGCATAAAACTATTCGGTATTGATGCACTGGAATATAACGGAATTAAAAATGCCGGAGTAATAACCGGAACAGCAATGGCATGGTACGCCATTTTTAACGGAATGGGACGAATTATTTGGGGAATGATATCCGATAAACTCGGACGCCAAAGAGCCATATTTTTTATGACCCTTTTTCAGGGAGTTATTATGTTGATGATTTACCATATTTTTATTCGTATGGGAGTAACCGCCGGTTTTATTGCAAGCGCTTGTATAATAGGTTTCAATTTTGGCGGAAACTTTGCATTGTTTCCAGCAATTACTGCCGACTTTTTTGGAAATAATACCGTGGGGAAAAACTATGGATGGATGTTTACAGCCTATGGTTTTGCCGGAATTGCAGGCCCCCAACTTGCCGGGCATTTTAAAGATTCGGCAGACGCATCATCAGGACCGATAGTTTGGATGGCTCCATTTATTATTGCCGGAGTTGCCTGTTTAATTGGTAGTGTTATAATCTTACTTACTAAACCACCAAAATAA
- a CDS encoding GNAT family N-acetyltransferase, translated as MAIKKLDSIFRPKRIALVGVSNNPDSVGGITLRNLVGGGFNGVVYPVNPRREAVFGIPCYPDVKSLPKTPDLAVIMTAAEAVPQLVQECGEAGIHGVIIMSAGFKESGEEGKNLEGQVKIVKSNFPDMRIIGPNCLGILVPGLNMNVSFASTMPKKGHVAFISQSGALCTSVLDWAYESNIGFSNFVSIGNSMDVSFGDLIDYFGQDPNTKSIVLYVESIVNARTFMSAARAFSREKPIIVYKSGRFPESAAAAASHTGAMASEDSVYDAVFRRAGLARVFDFGNIFDFTDLVGRKRIPKGNRLAIVTNAGGPGVMATDSLLSLGGSLVKLSDDTMQKLNDYLPPYWSHGNPVDVLGDATPQRFARATEIVLEDKEVDAVLVLLTPQAMTNPTATAQAIADMSKNTTKSIMTSWLGGAAMHEGIQILNQNGISNYPAPEQAIRAFMTLSDYSENQQILYETPREVPVSFQYDRNELRQKYLTQVFPKAKVLNEDDSKMLVNDYGIDTTHPTPASTEDDAVKIAEAKGYPVVLKIYSPDIIHKSDVGGVALNIENEEMVRATFRNMIRTAAEKRPDATIEGVTVQKMVDTRDGIELIVGTKKDPVFGTVMLVGMGGTTAELFKDQRLEFPPLNEHLARQMLKSLKIYPLLKGWRGDAPKNIDKLIEVLIRMSYLAADYPEIEELDINPLIVTPNDVIALDARIVVDEELLTTPVKEYSHLVMRPYPESLIKEAELRDGTPITLRPIRPEDEPMWLELLGSCSKESIYHRFRYDFYFDSHEVASQFCFIDYDREIAIVAEHEKEDGNKELIGVGRLIADPDVEIMEYAVLITDKWQKKELGFTLTSYCLEIAKSRGIKKLAAETTRDNKPMISVFRKLNFKIRFNEDTTVSVNKELEQE; from the coding sequence ATGGCTATTAAGAAACTCGACAGTATTTTCCGACCGAAACGAATTGCTTTGGTTGGAGTTTCAAATAATCCCGACAGTGTTGGAGGGATCACTTTAAGAAATTTAGTGGGAGGAGGTTTTAACGGAGTGGTATATCCGGTAAATCCGCGGCGTGAGGCTGTTTTTGGAATTCCTTGTTACCCCGATGTGAAAAGCTTGCCCAAAACACCCGACCTGGCGGTTATAATGACCGCAGCAGAAGCTGTTCCGCAATTGGTACAAGAATGTGGAGAAGCCGGAATACACGGTGTTATAATCATGTCAGCCGGTTTTAAAGAATCGGGCGAAGAAGGTAAAAACCTTGAAGGACAGGTAAAAATTGTAAAGTCGAATTTTCCCGACATGCGAATTATCGGCCCCAACTGCCTTGGAATTTTAGTTCCGGGATTAAACATGAATGTCAGTTTCGCATCAACAATGCCTAAAAAGGGGCATGTTGCATTTATTTCGCAATCGGGCGCTCTTTGTACTTCTGTTCTCGATTGGGCCTACGAATCAAATATCGGGTTCTCTAATTTTGTTTCCATTGGTAACTCCATGGACGTTAGTTTTGGCGATCTTATCGATTATTTTGGCCAGGATCCGAATACAAAATCCATTGTACTTTATGTCGAATCAATTGTAAATGCCCGTACCTTTATGTCGGCAGCACGCGCCTTTTCGCGCGAAAAGCCGATTATCGTGTACAAGTCAGGACGATTCCCTGAATCTGCTGCTGCTGCAGCTTCGCACACCGGAGCAATGGCCTCAGAGGATTCGGTTTACGATGCAGTTTTCCGAAGAGCAGGCCTGGCAAGGGTTTTCGACTTTGGAAACATTTTCGATTTTACCGATTTAGTGGGCCGCAAACGAATTCCCAAAGGAAACCGACTGGCCATTGTTACAAATGCCGGTGGTCCGGGTGTTATGGCAACCGATTCGCTCCTTTCGCTTGGGGGTAGTCTTGTAAAATTATCGGATGACACCATGCAGAAACTGAACGATTATTTACCTCCGTACTGGTCGCATGGCAACCCGGTTGATGTACTTGGAGATGCCACCCCACAACGATTTGCTCGAGCTACCGAAATCGTTCTTGAAGATAAAGAGGTAGATGCCGTTTTAGTGTTGCTCACCCCCCAGGCAATGACTAACCCAACGGCCACTGCACAGGCCATTGCCGACATGTCGAAAAATACCACAAAATCAATAATGACATCGTGGTTGGGTGGCGCTGCAATGCATGAAGGCATTCAAATCCTAAACCAAAACGGCATATCGAATTACCCGGCACCGGAGCAGGCCATCCGCGCATTTATGACACTTTCTGATTATTCAGAAAATCAGCAAATATTATACGAAACACCCCGCGAGGTACCGGTTTCATTCCAGTACGACAGAAACGAACTACGTCAGAAATACCTGACACAGGTTTTTCCAAAAGCTAAAGTTCTGAATGAAGACGACTCGAAAATGCTGGTGAACGATTATGGTATCGACACCACTCACCCTACCCCGGCATCCACCGAAGATGACGCCGTAAAAATTGCAGAAGCAAAAGGCTACCCGGTGGTATTGAAAATTTATTCGCCCGATATCATTCATAAATCAGATGTTGGCGGTGTTGCTCTTAATATTGAAAACGAAGAAATGGTGCGGGCAACTTTCCGCAACATGATACGAACTGCTGCTGAAAAACGCCCCGATGCCACGATTGAAGGCGTTACAGTACAGAAAATGGTTGATACACGCGACGGTATCGAGCTGATTGTTGGAACAAAAAAAGACCCGGTATTCGGAACTGTTATGTTAGTTGGAATGGGCGGAACAACTGCCGAGCTGTTTAAAGATCAGCGTTTGGAGTTTCCTCCGCTAAACGAGCACCTGGCACGGCAAATGCTAAAATCGCTAAAGATTTATCCGCTACTAAAAGGCTGGCGTGGCGATGCACCTAAAAACATCGATAAATTGATCGAAGTACTTATTCGCATGTCGTACTTGGCAGCCGATTATCCTGAAATTGAAGAGCTCGACATCAATCCGCTAATCGTTACACCGAACGATGTAATTGCACTCGACGCCCGCATTGTTGTTGATGAAGAACTGCTGACAACACCGGTGAAAGAATACTCGCACCTGGTTATGCGTCCGTATCCTGAAAGTTTGATAAAAGAAGCTGAATTGCGTGATGGAACGCCAATAACACTTCGTCCTATTCGGCCGGAAGACGAACCGATGTGGCTTGAATTATTAGGCAGCTGTTCGAAAGAATCCATCTACCACCGTTTCCGTTACGATTTCTATTTCGATTCGCACGAAGTGGCTTCGCAATTCTGTTTTATTGATTATGACCGTGAAATTGCCATTGTTGCCGAACACGAAAAAGAAGATGGTAATAAAGAACTCATCGGTGTTGGACGACTGATTGCCGACCCTGATGTAGAAATAATGGAATATGCAGTACTGATTACGGATAAATGGCAAAAAAAGGAGCTTGGTTTTACCTTAACCAGTTACTGCCTGGAAATTGCCAAATCGCGGGGAATTAAAAAGCTGGCAGCCGAAACCACCCGCGATAATAAACCGATGATATCTGTTTTCAGAAAATTAAATTTTAAAATTCGCTTTAACGAAGACACCACAGTTTCGGTAAACAAGGAGCTGGAACAAGAATAA
- a CDS encoding NAD-dependent protein deacylase translates to MSSTKLTKSLIDKLWQASYLIRKAKYAVAFTGAGISVESGIPPFRGENGLWNTTHPIFLEIEYFQKKPLQSWKKIKEIFYDSLGDAEPNIAHIMLAKMEERSFVETVITQNIDHLHQKAGSKYVYELHGTYKQLICTECSSEYDMSFADMNYLPPTCFVCKGILKPDMVFFNEPIPAFAKKRSFEEAAKADVLLIIGTNAEVLPAAEIPVVAKNNGAKIIEINIKPSHFTNTVTDIFLEMKATEAMGELGRLLYL, encoded by the coding sequence ATGAGTTCTACTAAACTAACAAAATCACTGATCGATAAACTTTGGCAGGCATCATACCTTATCCGCAAAGCGAAGTATGCCGTGGCGTTTACCGGTGCAGGAATTTCTGTTGAAAGTGGAATCCCTCCTTTTCGTGGCGAAAATGGACTTTGGAATACAACCCACCCCATTTTTCTCGAGATTGAATATTTTCAGAAAAAACCGCTGCAATCGTGGAAAAAAATAAAAGAAATATTTTACGATAGTCTGGGCGATGCCGAACCAAATATTGCCCATATTATGCTGGCCAAGATGGAAGAGCGTAGCTTTGTGGAAACCGTAATTACACAAAACATCGATCATTTGCACCAAAAAGCCGGAAGTAAGTATGTTTATGAATTGCATGGCACTTACAAACAGTTAATTTGTACCGAATGTAGCTCGGAATACGACATGAGTTTTGCGGATATGAACTACCTCCCTCCCACTTGTTTTGTATGTAAAGGCATTTTAAAACCCGATATGGTATTTTTTAACGAACCCATTCCGGCATTTGCAAAAAAACGCTCGTTCGAAGAAGCGGCCAAAGCCGATGTTTTGTTGATAATAGGTACCAATGCCGAAGTTTTACCGGCAGCCGAAATTCCGGTTGTTGCCAAAAACAATGGTGCTAAAATTATAGAAATCAATATCAAACCTTCTCATTTTACAAACACGGTTACCGACATTTTTCTTGAAATGAAAGCTACCGAGGCAATGGGCGAACTGGGCAGATTACTGTACCTATAA
- a CDS encoding PDZ domain-containing protein, translating to MNKIVSKTLSLILLFVFAAAVYAKDDSRLLRYPDINNELVAFVYAGDIWTVNSNGGDATRLTSHEGLELFPKISPDGKLIAFSAEYSGTRQVYVMPAEGGTPKQLTYYNSVGMMPPRGGFDNVVLDWTPDSKNILIRGNRTIWGQRNGKYFLVNIEGGLEKPLQIINGGFATLSPDATKLCFTPVDREFRSWKRYKGGRATELWIYDLKKDISEQITDFKGSDQWPTWFGNEIFFASDRDLKFNIYSYNTETKEVEQITNFSDFDVMWPSGENGQIVFENGGYIYKTNLENGETTKLTVNLHFDNPNLLPYFKNVADNIHSYSVSPTAKRALFDARGDIFSVPAEKGVTENLTNTQGVREIYPQWSPNGKYISYYSDESGEYEIYLLENKDGATPEQITKNSAAWKYDSEWSPNSKYMVYSDRTLNLKLLNVETKKEVTIDHAAQSEIRSYNFSSDSKWITYTKEAANGQTAIWVYNVENGNTIQLTDDRFNDYSPVFSTDGEYLFFLSDRDFNLDFSSFEFSYVYNNSTRIYAMILQKDGENIFKFENDVEPVKSDEEKTEDKGNAEKNNDVVIDFENINQRIIALPLNSGDYRNLLAVNDGVMYISNGKLQRYNLKDRKEETILEGARQAILSADRESILYRSGRDFAIAKIKPGIKSGDGKLNLDNLEMKIDPQLEWAQIYKDGWRIFRDYFYVNNMHGVDWKAVKENYQQLLPYVGHRADLDYLFHEIISEANAGHAYANWGDFKQVKRVEGGLLGAVLTADKKAGRYKISRIYEGQNWNESLRSPLTEQGIDVNEGDYIISINGKNITTAENPYLALENTAGKRIEIKVNAEPQTDGARSSMIKLISSEQNLRYYNWVLERRAMVDKLSGGRIGYIHVPNTAVEGNRELFKGMYAYHNKEALIIDDRYNGGGFIPDVMADLLDRKTLSYWQRNGLTPMKTPAIAHDGPKAMLINGYSSSGGDAFPYYFKKKGLGTLIGTRTWGGLVGISGNAELVDGGYISVPRFGIFNDQGEWIIEGIGVSPDIKVVDRPEQLAKGEDPGIEKAVEVLLKELQENPVKKVEAPAPPNRSKWHEE from the coding sequence ATGAATAAAATTGTATCAAAAACATTATCACTGATTTTATTATTTGTATTTGCAGCAGCAGTTTATGCAAAAGACGATTCGCGGTTGCTGCGTTATCCTGATATCAATAACGAATTAGTGGCATTTGTTTATGCCGGCGATATCTGGACAGTCAACTCAAACGGTGGCGATGCCACAAGATTAACATCCCACGAAGGGCTTGAGTTGTTCCCTAAAATATCTCCTGATGGAAAACTTATTGCGTTTTCTGCCGAATATTCAGGCACGCGCCAGGTTTATGTTATGCCTGCCGAAGGAGGAACACCAAAACAATTAACGTACTACAACTCGGTAGGAATGATGCCGCCCAGAGGTGGATTCGATAATGTGGTGCTCGACTGGACTCCCGACAGTAAAAATATTTTGATTCGCGGTAACCGCACCATTTGGGGACAGCGAAACGGGAAATATTTCCTCGTTAACATTGAAGGTGGGCTGGAAAAACCATTGCAGATTATTAATGGTGGTTTTGCCACTTTATCGCCCGATGCAACGAAACTTTGTTTTACGCCGGTTGACCGGGAGTTCCGTTCGTGGAAAAGATACAAAGGCGGCCGTGCTACCGAACTTTGGATTTACGATCTGAAAAAAGACATTTCGGAGCAGATTACCGATTTTAAGGGTTCCGACCAGTGGCCGACTTGGTTTGGCAATGAAATTTTCTTTGCTTCGGATCGCGACCTGAAATTCAATATTTACAGTTATAACACAGAAACGAAAGAAGTAGAACAAATCACTAATTTTTCTGATTTTGATGTGATGTGGCCATCGGGTGAAAACGGACAGATTGTGTTTGAAAACGGCGGGTACATTTATAAAACGAACCTGGAAAACGGAGAAACTACAAAACTTACTGTTAACCTGCATTTCGATAACCCAAACCTGTTGCCTTATTTCAAAAATGTAGCCGATAATATTCATAGTTACAGTGTTTCGCCAACTGCAAAACGTGCTTTATTTGATGCTCGTGGTGACATTTTTTCGGTTCCGGCAGAAAAAGGAGTTACCGAGAATTTAACCAACACGCAAGGTGTTCGTGAAATTTATCCGCAGTGGTCGCCAAACGGAAAATATATTTCGTATTATTCAGACGAAAGCGGCGAATACGAGATTTACCTATTAGAGAATAAAGATGGTGCCACTCCGGAACAAATTACCAAAAATTCAGCGGCATGGAAATACGACAGCGAGTGGTCGCCAAACAGCAAATACATGGTTTATTCTGACCGCACTTTAAACCTGAAACTGCTGAACGTTGAAACAAAAAAAGAAGTTACGATTGACCATGCTGCACAAAGCGAGATTCGTTCTTATAATTTCTCGTCTGATTCGAAATGGATTACTTATACCAAAGAAGCAGCAAACGGGCAAACGGCGATTTGGGTGTACAACGTTGAAAACGGAAATACAATTCAGCTAACCGACGACCGTTTTAACGATTACTCTCCTGTTTTTTCAACTGATGGAGAATACTTATTCTTCCTGTCGGACCGCGATTTCAACCTCGATTTTTCAAGCTTTGAGTTTAGCTATGTATACAATAATTCTACGCGCATTTACGCGATGATATTGCAAAAAGATGGCGAGAATATATTCAAATTCGAGAACGATGTTGAGCCGGTAAAATCAGACGAAGAAAAAACGGAAGACAAAGGCAATGCTGAAAAGAATAATGACGTGGTAATTGATTTTGAAAACATTAATCAGCGCATTATCGCTCTTCCTCTTAATTCGGGTGATTACCGGAATTTGCTGGCCGTTAATGATGGTGTAATGTACATTAGTAATGGAAAATTGCAACGTTACAACTTAAAAGACCGAAAAGAAGAAACCATATTGGAAGGCGCTCGGCAAGCTATTCTTTCTGCCGATAGAGAATCAATTTTATACCGCTCGGGAAGGGATTTTGCCATTGCAAAAATAAAACCCGGAATAAAATCGGGAGATGGTAAATTGAACCTTGATAACCTTGAAATGAAGATCGACCCTCAACTGGAATGGGCACAAATTTACAAAGACGGCTGGCGCATTTTCCGCGACTACTTCTATGTAAATAATATGCACGGTGTTGACTGGAAAGCGGTAAAAGAAAACTATCAGCAGTTGCTGCCTTATGTGGGACACCGCGCTGATCTGGACTACCTTTTCCACGAAATTATTTCTGAAGCAAATGCAGGGCACGCTTATGCCAACTGGGGCGATTTTAAACAGGTAAAACGTGTTGAAGGCGGTCTTTTAGGCGCTGTACTAACGGCCGATAAAAAAGCCGGACGTTATAAAATTTCGCGGATTTATGAAGGTCAGAACTGGAATGAATCACTTCGTTCGCCCTTAACTGAACAGGGAATTGATGTTAACGAAGGCGACTACATTATTAGCATAAACGGTAAAAATATTACAACCGCCGAAAATCCGTACCTGGCTCTGGAAAACACAGCCGGTAAACGAATCGAGATAAAAGTAAACGCTGAACCTCAAACAGACGGAGCGCGCTCATCGATGATAAAACTGATTTCAAGTGAGCAAAATTTACGTTATTACAATTGGGTACTCGAAAGACGTGCAATGGTTGACAAACTTTCGGGCGGACGCATTGGTTATATCCACGTGCCAAATACGGCCGTTGAAGGAAACCGCGAGCTTTTTAAAGGAATGTACGCCTACCACAACAAAGAGGCGCTGATTATTGACGACCGCTACAACGGTGGTGGATTTATTCCAGATGTTATGGCCGATCTGCTCGACCGAAAAACACTAAGCTATTGGCAAAGAAATGGCTTAACACCAATGAAAACACCGGCCATTGCGCACGACGGGCCAAAAGCAATGTTGATAAACGGTTATTCCTCGTCGGGTGGCGATGCTTTTCCTTACTATTTCAAAAAGAAAGGTCTGGGAACTTTGATTGGAACCAGAACCTGGGGAGGTTTGGTTGGAATTTCGGGAAATGCCGAATTGGTTGACGGCGGTTACATTTCTGTTCCACGCTTCGGTATTTTTAACGACCAGGGCGAATGGATTATTGAAGGTATTGGCGTTTCGCCGGATATTAAAGTTGTAGACCGACCTGAACAACTGGCCAAAGGTGAAGACCCGGGAATAGAAAAAGCCGTTGAGGTACTACTGAAAGAACTACAGGAAAATCCGGTTAAAAAAGTTGAAGCACCTGCTCCTCCTAACCGTTCAAAATGGCATGAAGAATAA
- a CDS encoding alcohol dehydrogenase catalytic domain-containing protein codes for MKAAVLTKYNRVEWKDVEEPACKPGEVLIKVNFACICGSDQHIHSGEFHPRTTLPLIMGHEFGGVITEVGEGVSGWQVGDKVAPDPIIWCGKCPACLKGHFPACTSLKLIGIDVDGGFCEYVSLPQSMLYKVPANIPDEHVALVEVLSIGCHAKNRANVQKNDSIVIWGSGKIGLCILQAIRTVTDNKVFMVDILDDRLAIGPIYYDNVIPINARKEDPVERIKQETDGNGVDIAFEAVGHPEEIENGINPVTGCIRAITGGGKVCVLGLSAEPTSVVFRELIWKEGTIVTSRVSHGEVAEAIELLKNNRLKPEALISQILPGSKTQKGFELLKENPAENIKILLDFNAFK; via the coding sequence ATGAAAGCAGCTGTTCTTACGAAATACAACAGGGTTGAATGGAAAGATGTTGAAGAACCGGCTTGCAAACCCGGTGAAGTTCTTATAAAAGTAAACTTTGCTTGTATTTGCGGCAGCGATCAACATATTCACTCCGGAGAGTTTCATCCGCGTACTACTCTTCCGTTGATAATGGGCCACGAGTTTGGTGGTGTAATAACCGAGGTGGGCGAAGGAGTTAGCGGCTGGCAGGTAGGCGATAAAGTTGCTCCCGACCCGATTATATGGTGTGGTAAATGTCCGGCATGTTTAAAAGGCCATTTCCCGGCATGTACCAGTTTAAAACTCATTGGCATTGATGTAGACGGCGGATTTTGCGAATATGTTTCGCTGCCTCAGTCGATGTTGTATAAAGTTCCTGCAAATATTCCCGATGAGCACGTGGCGCTGGTTGAAGTTTTAAGTATTGGCTGCCACGCCAAAAACCGCGCAAACGTGCAGAAAAACGATAGCATTGTTATTTGGGGATCGGGGAAAATTGGTTTGTGTATTTTACAAGCCATACGTACTGTTACCGACAATAAAGTTTTTATGGTCGATATTCTTGACGACCGTTTGGCAATAGGGCCTATATATTACGACAATGTAATTCCGATCAATGCCCGAAAAGAAGATCCGGTTGAACGCATAAAACAAGAAACAGATGGCAATGGTGTTGATATTGCTTTTGAAGCGGTTGGTCATCCCGAAGAAATTGAAAATGGCATAAATCCTGTAACAGGTTGCATTCGGGCGATTACTGGTGGAGGAAAAGTTTGTGTTTTAGGATTATCTGCTGAACCTACTTCTGTTGTTTTTCGCGAACTGATATGGAAAGAAGGAACCATCGTAACTTCGCGTGTTAGCCACGGCGAAGTTGCAGAAGCGATTGAACTTCTGAAAAATAACAGGTTAAAACCAGAGGCACTTATTTCTCAGATTCTCCCTGGGTCGAAAACACAAAAGGGTTTTGAGCTTTTGAAAGAAAATCCGGCTGAAAACATTAAGATTCTGCTTGATTTTAATGCGTTTAAATAA